In Sorghum bicolor cultivar BTx623 chromosome 8, Sorghum_bicolor_NCBIv3, whole genome shotgun sequence, one genomic interval encodes:
- the LOC8063291 gene encoding translation initiation factor eIF-2B subunit alpha isoform X2 has product MEPDAAQNPSPVPPPISAYYQTRAEHHAVVSSDWLAHAAAAAAAFPGADAADAAAQPPTPSSPGAAGGVIEEFNFWRRKPEAAEAVAAIMALAAVIRSSRATTMMELEIELKKASDKLKSWDATSISLSAACDLFMRFVTRTSHLEHEKFDAAKSRLIERGEKFGEISLKARKTIAMLSQDFIYDGCTILVHGYSRVVLEVLKLAASNRKLFRVLCTEGRPDRTGLRMSNELAALGIPVKVLIDSAVAYSMDEVDMVFVGADGVVESGGIINMMGTYQIALVAHSMNKPVYVAAESYKFARLYPLDQKDMTPAHRPIDFGVPVPTGVEVETSARDYTPPQYLTLLLTDLGVLTPSVVSDELIQLYL; this is encoded by the exons ATGGAGCCCGACGCCGCCCAAAACCCTAGCCCCGTCCCGCCGCCCATCTCCGCCTACTACCAGACGCGCGCGGAGCACCACGCCGTCGTCTCCAGCGACTGGCTCGCgcacgcggccgccgccgccgccgccttcccGGGCGCCGATGCCGCCGACGCGGCCGCCCAGCCGCCCACGCCGTCGTCCCCCGGGGCCGCCGGCggcgtcatcgaggagttcaaCTTCTGGCGCCGCAAGCCCGAGGCCGCGGAGGCGGTGGCCGCCATCATGGCGCTCGCCGCCGTCATCCGCTCCAGCAGGGCCACCACCATGATGGAGCTCGAGATCGAGCTCAAGAAGGCGTCTGATAAGCTCAAG TCCTGGGATGCTACATCCATTTCTCTTTCTGCTGCTTGTGATTTGTTCATGCGGTTTGTAACAAGGACCTCACATCTGGAGCATGAGAAATTTGATGCAGCAAAGTCACGCCTAATTGAGCGAGGAGAAAAATTTGGAGAGATATCTTTAAAG GCTCGCAAGACAATTGCAATGCTTAGCCAGGATTTCATTTATGATGGGTGTACTATACTTGTCCATGGGTATTCCAGGGTAGTATTGGAAGTTCTAAAGCTTGCTGCATCCAATCGCAAGCTCTTCCGGGTACTGTGCACAG AGGGCAGGCCAGACAGAACTGGTTTAAGAATGTCAAATGAACTTGCAGCATTAGGCATCCCTGTTAAGGTTCTAATTGATTCAGCTGTTGCTTATTCTATGGATGAAGTTGACATGGTATTTGTTGGTGCCGATGGGGTTGTTGAGAGTGGAGGCATAATCAATATGATGGGCACTTATCAGATAGCTCTTGTGGCTCATAGTATGAACAAACCTGTTTATGTGGCAGCTGAAAGTTACAAG TTTGCTCGGCTATATCCCTTGGATCAAAAGGACATGACACCAGCTCACCGACCAATAGATTTTGGAGTCCCAGTACCCACTGGTGTGGAAGTGGAGACGTCTGCAAGAGACTACACACCTCCCCAATATCTCACACTTCTCCTGACAGATCTTGGTGTTCTGACGCCTTCTGTTGTTAGTGATGAGCTCATCCAATTGTATCTATGA
- the LOC8063291 gene encoding translation initiation factor eIF-2B subunit alpha isoform X1 has protein sequence MEPDAAQNPSPVPPPISAYYQTRAEHHAVVSSDWLAHAAAAAAAFPGADAADAAAQPPTPSSPGAAGGVIEEFNFWRRKPEAAEAVAAIMALAAVIRSSRATTMMELEIELKKASDKLKVDSSGRFHLLGCSSWDATSISLSAACDLFMRFVTRTSHLEHEKFDAAKSRLIERGEKFGEISLKARKTIAMLSQDFIYDGCTILVHGYSRVVLEVLKLAASNRKLFRVLCTEGRPDRTGLRMSNELAALGIPVKVLIDSAVAYSMDEVDMVFVGADGVVESGGIINMMGTYQIALVAHSMNKPVYVAAESYKFARLYPLDQKDMTPAHRPIDFGVPVPTGVEVETSARDYTPPQYLTLLLTDLGVLTPSVVSDELIQLYL, from the exons ATGGAGCCCGACGCCGCCCAAAACCCTAGCCCCGTCCCGCCGCCCATCTCCGCCTACTACCAGACGCGCGCGGAGCACCACGCCGTCGTCTCCAGCGACTGGCTCGCgcacgcggccgccgccgccgccgccttcccGGGCGCCGATGCCGCCGACGCGGCCGCCCAGCCGCCCACGCCGTCGTCCCCCGGGGCCGCCGGCggcgtcatcgaggagttcaaCTTCTGGCGCCGCAAGCCCGAGGCCGCGGAGGCGGTGGCCGCCATCATGGCGCTCGCCGCCGTCATCCGCTCCAGCAGGGCCACCACCATGATGGAGCTCGAGATCGAGCTCAAGAAGGCGTCTGATAAGCTCAAGGTTGATAGCTCGGGCCGATTTCACCTTCTCGGATGCTCC TCCTGGGATGCTACATCCATTTCTCTTTCTGCTGCTTGTGATTTGTTCATGCGGTTTGTAACAAGGACCTCACATCTGGAGCATGAGAAATTTGATGCAGCAAAGTCACGCCTAATTGAGCGAGGAGAAAAATTTGGAGAGATATCTTTAAAG GCTCGCAAGACAATTGCAATGCTTAGCCAGGATTTCATTTATGATGGGTGTACTATACTTGTCCATGGGTATTCCAGGGTAGTATTGGAAGTTCTAAAGCTTGCTGCATCCAATCGCAAGCTCTTCCGGGTACTGTGCACAG AGGGCAGGCCAGACAGAACTGGTTTAAGAATGTCAAATGAACTTGCAGCATTAGGCATCCCTGTTAAGGTTCTAATTGATTCAGCTGTTGCTTATTCTATGGATGAAGTTGACATGGTATTTGTTGGTGCCGATGGGGTTGTTGAGAGTGGAGGCATAATCAATATGATGGGCACTTATCAGATAGCTCTTGTGGCTCATAGTATGAACAAACCTGTTTATGTGGCAGCTGAAAGTTACAAG TTTGCTCGGCTATATCCCTTGGATCAAAAGGACATGACACCAGCTCACCGACCAATAGATTTTGGAGTCCCAGTACCCACTGGTGTGGAAGTGGAGACGTCTGCAAGAGACTACACACCTCCCCAATATCTCACACTTCTCCTGACAGATCTTGGTGTTCTGACGCCTTCTGTTGTTAGTGATGAGCTCATCCAATTGTATCTATGA